Within the Acidimicrobiales bacterium genome, the region TGCGCAGCATCTCGCGCAGCGCGCCCGGCTTCACGACGCGCTCGCGGAACGGATCCGTCAGGAACGTGAACGGGCGGTCGCCGACGAACACCTGCTCGGTGCCGTCGGCCTGCTGCACCGTCCGGATCGCTTCGTCGACGCGGTCCTTCGGGAAGTGCCGCGTGAAGCAATCCGTCGGCTCGTAGTAGTGGTTGTCGGCGTCGTACCAGTCACCCATAGGTGACGTATGGTAAACCCGACAGTGACGTCAGGTATCTGGAAACCCAGAAATCGGTCGTGTGAGAGGGGGATTGATGGGTCGTCTACGGGCGGCGTTGGCTTCGCTGACGGCTGGCCAGCGCTGGACCGCGTCGCTCGCGGTCGCCCTTGGCGCGGCCGTGCTCCTCTTCGGGACGCCGCAGAGCGCCGCGCCGCTGGCCGCCCCGCTCGCCGCCACGCCGCGCCGGGCGACGTCGGTTGCGGCGGCCGCGCAGGACGCACCGGCTGCTGGCATCGCGCTGGCGCCCACGATCGACCTCACACCGCCGCCGCTCGTCGATGTCGCCGCTGGGCCCGAAGACGAGCCGCAACCGGCCACCGAGCAGCCGGCCGAGCCGGCAGACCCGGCACCACCGCCCCCGTCGACCGGCGCGTCGGCGCCGTGCGTGGCGCCGTACCCGCTGCGGCTGACGGGCGTCGCCCAACTCGACGCGCTGCTGTGCACGCTGTACGCCCTCATTCCGGTGACGGTGCCGTGACCCCGCTCCTCGCCCTCGACGACGTCACGTTCAGCTACGGATCACTCCCGGTCCTCTTCGGCGCGAGCGTGCGCGTCGGCGAGGGCGAGCGCGTCGCGTTGCTCGGCACCAACGGCGCGGGGAAGTCGACGCTGCTCAAGATCGTGGCCGGTCTCGAGACGCCGGCATCCGGTCGCGTCTTCTTCGACGGTGAAGACATCACCGCCTGGTCGCCGGCGCGCCGCGTCGAGCGCGGGCTCACCCTCGTCGTCGGCGGTCGGGCGACCTTCCCAACACTGACCGTGCGGGAGAACCTGCGCCTCGGCGCGTACGGCTTCCGCCGTGACCGGGCGCTGGTCGAAGCGCGCCTGCAGTCGGCGCTCGCCCCGTTCCCGGCGTTGGTGCCGCTGCTCGAGCGTCCGGCGGGATTGCTCTCCGGCGGCGAGCAGCAGATGATGGCGCTGGCGCGCGCCCTCGTCGCCGCGCCGCGCGTCCTGCTCATCGACGAGCTGTCGCTCGGCCTCGCGCCCGTCGTCCTCGGCGACTTGTTGCGCGTCGTCGACGACCTCGCCGCCGCGGGCACGACGATGATGATCGTCGAGCAGTCGCTCAACGTTGCCATGTCGATCGCCGAGCGCGCCTACTTCATGGAGAAGGGCGAGATCCGCTTCGAAGGCGCAACGGAACAACTCGCGAGCCGGGACGACATCGCCCGCTCCGTGTTCTTCGGGTCGAGGGCGTCGTGATCCACTTCGAGGTGCCGCTCAACATCGTCGTGCTCGGGCTCATCAGCGGCATGACATACGGCCTCCTCGGCGTCGGCCTCACGCTGACGTACCGCGCCAGCCGCGTCATCAACTTCGCCTACGGCGAGATGGGAGCGCTGCCGGCGCTGATCGTGCCCGTCCTCGTGCTCAACCACGGCTGGAGCTGGTGGGCGGCGATGCCGCTCGCGATTGCGCTCTCGGGTGGCCTGGGTGCGGTGACCGAGGTGACGGTGATCCGGCGGCTGCGGCGGTCACCGCGACTTGTCGTGCTCGTGGCCACCCTCGGCGTCGCTCAGATCCTCCTCGTCGCCAACCTGTTGATCCCGCGTACCGGCCGGCTCGCGGGCGGCGACTACCCGACGCCGTTCCATGTGCTGGTGACGATCGGCAGTCTGCGGCTCAACGCCGGCCACCTCTTGATCCTGTTCGTGACGCCCTTGATCGTCGCCGGGATCACCGTGTTCCTGGCGCGCACATCAGTCGGCATCGCCAGCCGCGCCAGCGCGGAGAACCGGGAAGCGGCGCTGCTCGCCGGCGTCCCCGTGGCGACGGTGTCGCTCCTCGTGTGGACCTTCGCCGGGGTGCTCGCCGGCGCGTCGGCGATCCTCGTCGGGCCGACCAGGCCGCTGCTGTCGCAAGTGGCGCTCGGCCCGTCGCTGATGGTGCGGGCGCTGGCGGCCGCGCTCATCGGCAAGCTCACAAACCTGCCGCAGGTGCTCGCCGGGGGGCTCGTCATCGGCGTCGTCGAGCTGCTGGTGCAGTGGAACTACCCGACGGGCGGCCTCCTCGAGATGACGCTCTTCGTCATCGTCGTCGGCTGCTTGTTGCTGCGGAGCGGCCTCGGCCAGATGGCCCGCGGCGGCGACGAAAGCTCGTGGACCCTCGCCGGCAGCATTCGCCCGCTGGCGCGCGCCGTCGCCGCCAGGCGCTCGGTCGTGACCGCCCGTCGGGCCACGCTCGTCGGCCTCGTCGCCCTCGCGGCGCTGGCGCCGCTGCCGATGCAGAACTCGCAGCGCCTGCTGGCGAGTTCGGTCATCCTCTTCGCACTCATCGGCCTGAGCGTCACGGTGCTGACGGGCTTCGCCGGCCAGGTGTCGCTCGGCCAGTTCGCCTTCGTCGCGCTGGGGGCCCTCGTCGGCGGGCGCATGTACCAACTCGGCTATCCGGCATGGATGGGTGTCCTGTACGCCGTCGCCGCCGGTGCACTCGTCGCTGCGGTGATCGGCCTGGCGGCGTTGCGTGTGCGCGGCCTCTTCCTCGCGGTCGCCACCCTCGCCTTCGCGCTGGCGGCGAGCACGTGGCTGTTCAACCAGTCCTGGCTCGTCGCCGCCGACGTCACCGGCTTGTCGTCACGACGCATCCCCCGCCCGCACTTCCTCGGCGTCGACTTCCAGCGCGAGCTGCCGTACTACTGGCTGTGCCTGGCGGCGTTCTGCGTCGTCGCCGCGATCGTGCACCGGCTGCGCGCGACGGGCGTGGGCCGCGCCATGATGGCCGTGCGCGACAACGAGCGCGCCGCGGCGACGCTGTCGGTCTCGCCGCGACGCGCCAAGCTCACCGCCTTCGTCGTCGCCGGTGCCATCGCCGGCCTCGGCGGCTGGCTCTACGGAGCGCTGCTCGTCACCTTCAACGTGAACGCCTTCGGTCCCGAGCAGTCGCTCAATCTCGTCGCCATGTGCGTGTTCGGCGGCGTGACGACGATCACCGGTGCGGTGCTCGGCGCGCTGTGGGTCCGCGGCATCCCGTACGCCTTCGGCGACAACGTCGGCCTGGCGTCGTCAGCCGCCGGGCTGCTGCTCGCCTTGCTCGTGTTCCCCGGCGGGCTCAGCGGCCTCGTGTTCGGCGTGCGCGATCGATTCTTGCGGTTGGTGACGGGCGAGTCCGTCTCCGAAGCGATGCCGAGTGACGACGTGCCGCGGGCCGTGCTTCCCGCTCGTGCCGCTCCGCCCGCGCCTGCCGACGGCGACGACGAGCCGATGCCGCTGGTGGCGTCGTCGGTGTCGGTGCACTTCGGTGGCATCGCCGCGGTCGACGACGTCAGCCTGACGCTCGCGCCGTTCGAGACGGTCGGGCTCATCGGGCCGAACGGCGCCGGCAAGACCACCTTCTTCGACGTGTTGTCGGGCCAGATCACACCAAGCCACGGCGCCGTGTCGCTGCACGGCGTCGACGTCACGCAGCTGCGGGTCGAGCAGCGCGCCGAGCTGGGCTTGGGTCGCACGTTCCAGCAGGCGCGGCTGTTCGACGGCCTGACGGTGCACGAATCGTTCCGCATCGCCGGCGAACGAGCGGCGCGCTCCGAAGTCGTCCCGTCGCTGCTCGGGCTGCCGCCGTCGCGTGTGGCTGAACGGCGCAAGACGCTCGACGCCGACGCGCTCGTCGACCTGCTCGGCCTCGGCGCGTTCGCCGACCGGCGCGTCGCCGAGCTGTCGACGGGCACCCGTCGCCTCGTCGAGCTCGGCTGCATCGTCGGTCTCGGCGCCGACGTGCTGCTCCTCGACGAGCCGATGGCCGGCATCGCCCAGCGCGAGGTCGAGGCGTTCGTCCCCGTGATCGCCGACGTGCGCGAGTACCTCGGCGCGTCGATCGTGCTCGTCGACCACGACCTCCCGATGGTGTCGGCCATCGTCGACCGCGTCGTGGTGATGGCGAGCGGCTCCATCGTGGCCGAAGGGCCGCCGTCGATCCTGGCCGAGGACGACGCGGTGAAGGCAATCTATCTCGGCACCGACGACCGCGCCGTGCGCCGGTCGGGTGCGCTGGTCGGAGGAGGTTCCCGTGCCCGGTCCTGAGTCGGTATTGCGCCGCTCGAGTCCCATGCTGACACTCGCCGTCGGTTTCCTGGTGGGCGTGATGTTCGCCGTGATCGCGCTGCCCGACCGACCGTCGCTCACCTCGAACGCCGCGGCCACCCGCCGCACCACAGAGGCCACCGTGGCGGCCAGCACGCTCGACGCGAGCGACACTACCGCCGGTACGTCGGCCACCGACGCCACGATCGCCGCCGGCACATCCACGCCGTCGAGCGCGGCCCGCGGCGTCACGGCCACGACCAACAAGCGCGACGCCGAGCCGCCGGCGCAGCGCGGCGTCGACTCCAAGACGATCAAGATCGGCGTGGCGCTGCCCGACATCAGCGTCATCGCCGCGCTCGGACCCGGCTACAACCAGGGTGACCTCAAGGCGCACGTCCAGTCGATCCTCGCCGCGCTCCACCGCGACCACCAGCTGCCGATTGCCGGCCGCGACTTCGAAGTTATCTACCGCTCGTTCAACATCCTGTCGGCCGACGCCGAGCAGGCGACGTGCACCGGCTTCGCCCAGGACGACCACGTCTTCGCCGTCATCGGCATCCACGACTACCCCGACGGCGCCGAGTGCCTGGCGACGCAGTACAAGATCCCGATCCTGACGTCCGACGGCCCGTTCGAGGGGGCCTACCAACGCGGGTGGCCGTGGCTGTTCACGATGGAGATGTCGCAGAGCCGCGTCCTGCGCAACCTCATCTCGTGGGGAGACTCCACTGGTCGGTTCAAAGGCAAGCGCATCGGCGTCTACTACCCCGACGATCCTTCGACCACGCCCGACATGCAGAAGTACGTCGTCGGCCGGCTGCGCCAGCTCGGCTACAACGTCGCCTCGGTGGTGACGACGAGCTTGCAGGGCGCCGAGACCGGCGGGGCGAACGACACCGTGGCCGTCGAGCGCTTCCGCGCCGCCAACGTCGACACCGCGCTGCTGTTCGTCAGCCCCGTCGCCAAGACCAACTTCTTCACGCAGGCGAAGCAGCAGGGTTACAAGCCGGCGTACCTCGAGTCAGACGTTGCGTTCTCGACGACGACCACTGGTACGTCGACGTACCCCGCCGACTACTTCAACGGCACGTGGGGCGTCACCGGCCAGCGCTTCGGCGAGGCCGCCGCCGGTATTCCCGAGACGCCCGAGTCGGTCAAGTGCGGCGCCGACTTCACCGCTTACAGCGGCCAGCACGTCGACCGGCAGGTGCAGGAGGCCGAGTACATCGCCGGCAACCAGGCGTGCGACGAGTTCCGCGCCTTCATGACCGCCCTCAACTACGCGGGGCGCAACCTGACGCCGACGCGGCTCGTCCAAGGATTGGAGACGATCAAGGCAATGCGTATGGGCATACACGGCGACGTGTCGTTCAGTCCGCAGCGTCACGACGGCGTGGAGACCTACCGCGAGCTGCTGTGGAAGGCGTCGTGCAAGTGCTGGGTGGCGCAGGGCGACCTGAAGCCGGCAGCGCAATGACGGCCGAACGTTTCACCGGTCGCGTCGCGCTGGTGACGGGCGCGGCGGGCGACGGCATCGGACAGGCGACGGCTCGTCGCCTGCTCGAAGAGGGAGCGCGCGTGGCGGTGACCGACAATCACGAGCGGCGCATGCGCGCCGTCGCCGAGGAGTTGGCCGACAAGTTCGGTGCTGACCGGGTGTGCGGCGTCGTGCTCGACGTCGGCGACCGCGCGTCGATCGACGCCGCGCTCGCCGACGTGCACGCGCGTTTCGGGATCGTCGACATCGTCGTCAATAACGCGGCGATCAACGTGCTGACCGAGGTGGCCGAGATGGATCCGGCCGACTGGGACCACACGATGGCGGTCGACCTCTCAGGCCCGTGGTACCTGACGCGGGCGTTGTTGCCCGGGATGTACGAGCTCGGTCGCGGCTCGATCGTCACCGTGACATCGGTCGCGGGCTACCTCGGTGGTGGGCGTGAGGGCCCCTACGCCGCGGCGAAGGCGGCGCTGCATTCGCTGACGCGCACTCTGGCGCTCGAAGGCGGGCCGCGTGGTGTGCGGGCCAACGCCGTTGCTCCCGGCATCATCGAGTCGAAGTTCATCGCCAAGCACCGCGCCAACTTCGAAGTCGAGATCGAGAAAACGCCGCTGCGCCGTCTCGGCCTGCCGGAGGACGTCGCGTCGGTCGTCGCCTTCTTGTGCAGCGACGACTCCGCCTTCGTCACTGGCGAAACCATCACCGTCTCCGGCGGCTGGTACATGCGTCCCTAAGCGGCAGCCCACGCTTCTGGTGTCTCCAGCGCAGGGTCTTTCTATCCTGGGGACACCAGAAGCGTCAGTCGAGGGGCAGGCAGGTCTCGCAGAAGCGTTGGCCGAACGGGGTGAGCTCGATCGAGCGGTGCTCGGTGCGAGGTGAGCGGCCGGCGCGTTTCATCGCGTCGATGACGTCGGGCTGCGCTTCGAGCAACTGGTAAACGGACGGATCCGCCACCTGTTCCTTGCTGAACCAGATCAGGCGCAGGCGCTCCAGGTTCGCCAGCTCGACCGCGGTGTCGTCCTGGTTGCGCACGCCGGCGTAGAGGCCGATCATCGACAGCCCCGACGCCACCTTCTCCGAGCCGCGCCCCATCGGCCGGTTGGTGCGCACGTCCACCGACGGCTGCGGTCCGTTCTTGTAGAGAAAGCGCAAGATGCGCGCCTCGTCGGGCACGAGCTCCTGGAGCACGTGGGTGAAGGCCGGGTGGACGCCGTCCTTGTACGACACGTCGGCGGAGTCGCGCAGCAGCTTCGCTCCCATGTCCTGGAGCTCACGCAACCGTGACGAAGCAGTCGGCGCCGGTGGCTTGACCGGCCGCGGATCCTCGACGAAGCGACGCAGTGCCTCGCGGTTGGTGTCGAGCGCCCACCGCACCGTGCTTTCGGCCGCCGTGCGGGCGATGCGCGCCAGGCCCGGCAGCATCTCGGCGATCTGCTCGGCCGTCGTCTTCTCCGGTGGCGTGGCGTCGCTCATACGCCGAAGATGAACAGGTGGAGGAGGCCGGCGCCGAAGCCGAGCACGGCGCCGTGGAGGAACAGGAGCCACTCGTCGGAATGGATGGCCGACCGCAACAGTTCGGCGAAGTCGTGCGGTGACAGCTGCTGCATCTGACCGCCGACGAACTCCGAGATGCGCTTGGCCTGCTGCTGGTTGAAGTCGGCGTCGCTGAACGCCGAGCCGAAGTTCGTCACCTCGGTGGCCAACGATTCCTTGATGCGGTCATATTCGCGCGTGCCGACGGCGACGCGCACCGCGCCCTTCGCCGGACCGATGGCCTTGTCGGCCGCCGGCGACAGCACGTCGCGCAGCATGCGGTGCGTGCGGTCCGAACGTGGCCCGTTGAGCAGCTCGTTGCCGACGTTCTCCAGGTTGATGACGTCGTTGGCGATGATGTCGGCGAAGACCAGCGACGCCTCGGGCTGGCGTTTGATGAACAACCCCTGGAGGGTGAAGGGCCCGATCTTGCGGGGCTCGACGGGTTCGAAAACGGCCCACACCGCGATGAAGTTGACGACGTAGCCGATGACCACGCCGCCCACCGGCAGCACCCACCAGTGCGGGAACGCCTGCAGTACGAACACCAGCAGGAGGCCGAGCGGCACGCCGAAGTAGAAGCCCGAGTTCTTCATGAACCGCAGCTCCTTCTTGCCGATCTCGAGGAAGACGGCGTTCATCTTCTCCGGGTGATCGTGGAAGTAGCGGATGATCATGAGCTTGGCGTCGATGAGCTGGTCGACGTGGTTGCCGAGTTCGGCGGTGATGCCGCGGATGATGTCGGGCAGCTGCGCGTCGATGCGGGCGAACACCGACTCCTTGACCGCCGGCGGCAGGTCGCGCCATAACCGCGGGTGCTCGCGCCGCATGATCTCCTCGACGATGCCGCGCAGTTGCGGACGGGCGACGTTGGTCAGGTGCTCGGCGATCTTGTCCGGTTCGAGCTCGCGGTAGAAGTCACCGATTGACCCCACTTTGAGCAGTGCTTTGTCCGTGGCGATCGACGCCATCTTCTCGACGCGTGACGGCACGATGCCCTGCCACCCGAACCGCCCGTCCTTCGAGATCGCCGGGATGACCTGCACGCGCCGGGGTAGCCACGGCCACAGCAGCTTCAATCCCGGCACGCGGGTGCCGTAGAACCGGATCGGCTGGAAGAGCATGAGCACGCCCGACCAGTTCGTGATGTAGCCGATGGCCCCGGTGAACAGCGGCACGGTGACGAGGTCGATGACGAACTTGTGCGCCTCCGGCACGTGCACGATCGCCCCGAGCATGGGAGCCGAGCGTAGCGAGGCGACCCGTGGATACGGGCGGGTGGGGTGGGGGCAACGTAGTGCTACTGCTACTGCTATGGCTGCGGGTACGAGACGAAGGCGGTCTGCTGCAGGTTGTCCAGGCGCGTCACGAGCAGGCCCTGTGCGGTCGTGAAGTACAGGTGGTCGCCGATGACGACACTGCGCTCGATGTTGGGCTGGCCGTACTGGCCGTTGGCCGGGGCCTGCGCCCGGCCGACTTCGCTGATCGACGAGTCACCAACGTGCATCCCGATGGCGCCGTTGAACGCCTGCGACGACGGGGTCGAGCCATCCGGCGTCGTGTATCCGCCGTAGGTCTGCAACGGGACGACGGCGAGCTTCGTCGCGGGCCAGTAGAGGAAGGCGTGGTGGTCGAAGTTGCCCGCCGCGCCCGAGAAACCGGTACCGAAGTCACTGCGCGCCAGCAGCTTCGGGCTGGTCGGGTCGTGCACGTCGTAGAGCGACATCTGCACGCCGTCGGGTTCGCCCTGCTTGACCTCGGCGCCGACGGCGAGCAGCAGCCCGTCGCTGATCGGATGCAAGTAGGCCGAGTAGCCCGAGACTTCGAGCGACCCGGTCACCCGCGGCTTGGTCGGGTCGCTGAGGTCGACGACGTAGAGCGGGTCGAACTGGCGGAAGGTCACGACGTAGCCGACCGGTCCGATGAAGCGCAC harbors:
- a CDS encoding SDR family NAD(P)-dependent oxidoreductase, producing MTAERFTGRVALVTGAAGDGIGQATARRLLEEGARVAVTDNHERRMRAVAEELADKFGADRVCGVVLDVGDRASIDAALADVHARFGIVDIVVNNAAINVLTEVAEMDPADWDHTMAVDLSGPWYLTRALLPGMYELGRGSIVTVTSVAGYLGGGREGPYAAAKAALHSLTRTLALEGGPRGVRANAVAPGIIESKFIAKHRANFEVEIEKTPLRRLGLPEDVASVVAFLCSDDSAFVTGETITVSGGWYMRP
- a CDS encoding ABC transporter substrate-binding protein; the protein is MPGPESVLRRSSPMLTLAVGFLVGVMFAVIALPDRPSLTSNAAATRRTTEATVAASTLDASDTTAGTSATDATIAAGTSTPSSAARGVTATTNKRDAEPPAQRGVDSKTIKIGVALPDISVIAALGPGYNQGDLKAHVQSILAALHRDHQLPIAGRDFEVIYRSFNILSADAEQATCTGFAQDDHVFAVIGIHDYPDGAECLATQYKIPILTSDGPFEGAYQRGWPWLFTMEMSQSRVLRNLISWGDSTGRFKGKRIGVYYPDDPSTTPDMQKYVVGRLRQLGYNVASVVTTSLQGAETGGANDTVAVERFRAANVDTALLFVSPVAKTNFFTQAKQQGYKPAYLESDVAFSTTTTGTSTYPADYFNGTWGVTGQRFGEAAAGIPETPESVKCGADFTAYSGQHVDRQVQEAEYIAGNQACDEFRAFMTALNYAGRNLTPTRLVQGLETIKAMRMGIHGDVSFSPQRHDGVETYRELLWKASCKCWVAQGDLKPAAQ
- a CDS encoding ABC transporter ATP-binding protein, whose amino-acid sequence is MTPLLALDDVTFSYGSLPVLFGASVRVGEGERVALLGTNGAGKSTLLKIVAGLETPASGRVFFDGEDITAWSPARRVERGLTLVVGGRATFPTLTVRENLRLGAYGFRRDRALVEARLQSALAPFPALVPLLERPAGLLSGGEQQMMALARALVAAPRVLLIDELSLGLAPVVLGDLLRVVDDLAAAGTTMMIVEQSLNVAMSIAERAYFMEKGEIRFEGATEQLASRDDIARSVFFGSRAS
- a CDS encoding ATP-binding cassette domain-containing protein, translating into MIHFEVPLNIVVLGLISGMTYGLLGVGLTLTYRASRVINFAYGEMGALPALIVPVLVLNHGWSWWAAMPLAIALSGGLGAVTEVTVIRRLRRSPRLVVLVATLGVAQILLVANLLIPRTGRLAGGDYPTPFHVLVTIGSLRLNAGHLLILFVTPLIVAGITVFLARTSVGIASRASAENREAALLAGVPVATVSLLVWTFAGVLAGASAILVGPTRPLLSQVALGPSLMVRALAAALIGKLTNLPQVLAGGLVIGVVELLVQWNYPTGGLLEMTLFVIVVGCLLLRSGLGQMARGGDESSWTLAGSIRPLARAVAARRSVVTARRATLVGLVALAALAPLPMQNSQRLLASSVILFALIGLSVTVLTGFAGQVSLGQFAFVALGALVGGRMYQLGYPAWMGVLYAVAAGALVAAVIGLAALRVRGLFLAVATLAFALAASTWLFNQSWLVAADVTGLSSRRIPRPHFLGVDFQRELPYYWLCLAAFCVVAAIVHRLRATGVGRAMMAVRDNERAAATLSVSPRRAKLTAFVVAGAIAGLGGWLYGALLVTFNVNAFGPEQSLNLVAMCVFGGVTTITGAVLGALWVRGIPYAFGDNVGLASSAAGLLLALLVFPGGLSGLVFGVRDRFLRLVTGESVSEAMPSDDVPRAVLPARAAPPAPADGDDEPMPLVASSVSVHFGGIAAVDDVSLTLAPFETVGLIGPNGAGKTTFFDVLSGQITPSHGAVSLHGVDVTQLRVEQRAELGLGRTFQQARLFDGLTVHESFRIAGERAARSEVVPSLLGLPPSRVAERRKTLDADALVDLLGLGAFADRRVAELSTGTRRLVELGCIVGLGADVLLLDEPMAGIAQREVEAFVPVIADVREYLGASIVLVDHDLPMVSAIVDRVVVMASGSIVAEGPPSILAEDDAVKAIYLGTDDRAVRRSGALVGGGSRARS
- a CDS encoding Abi-alpha family protein → MSDATPPEKTTAEQIAEMLPGLARIARTAAESTVRWALDTNREALRRFVEDPRPVKPPAPTASSRLRELQDMGAKLLRDSADVSYKDGVHPAFTHVLQELVPDEARILRFLYKNGPQPSVDVRTNRPMGRGSEKVASGLSMIGLYAGVRNQDDTAVELANLERLRLIWFSKEQVADPSVYQLLEAQPDVIDAMKRAGRSPRTEHRSIELTPFGQRFCETCLPLD